The window GCCACAGTCATAAATGTTTCAGTCATGGAAttctggttgggacgggaaaaatcCCGAGTCTATAGAGGGCGATCGATGCTGCCATCTATCACTCCTCAGGTTAGCGCTCTACCCCTGGGATACACACCACCCCGATTACAATAACACGAGACACTAGTTGGAGCGGGATAAAACAAATCGGATCCATCATGAGATTAAAGCTTATTCGGGTATTTGCGATTAAAAATGCGATATATTtacagtgtgtttgttttgtttaacgacaccactagagcacattgattaattaatcatcggctattggatgtcaaaaatatggtaattgtgacacagtcatcagaggaaaccggctacattttttccaaatgcagcaagggatattttatatgcaccatcccacaaacaggatagctcGTATATCAgtcgtgcattggctggaaagagaaatagcccaaagggctcGCCGAGTGTATTTACAGATTAAACATTTAAGACCGCTTATCTACATTGGCTGACTCCAATTTAACATACTTACTGATGCAAACATAccaaaaagtgcatataatgaACGAGACatcaaaaatatgaaataagaAACAAGTCATCAAACAACACTGTGtccattatttttatcctgttGTTAAAGCTCCTCGATGCTATTTTCATTGAACCTTATaactatctatttatctatctatctatctatctatctatctatctatctatatatatatatatatatatcttagcTATAATTTTTAGATCATTTGACCACATTCATCACATGTGAGAAAAATTACTAGAAgctatttgttttataaacagtAACATAGCAATGTTCAACTTACATTCATCAACACATCAATTGCAGTGGAGTAAGTTCAGCGTGTCTGAAGCGTATGTTTATTGTGTGTCAACACCGTAACCAACTATTAagcaaaccacacacacaccccccccccaccccctcccccccccccacacacccgaATTAAGTGTAGGATGATTTACATTTAGGAATGTCAACACCGCAACTGTCAACCCTGTGACCACTGAAATGTGGTCTgcatataaagttaaagtttgttttctttaaaaataccaTTAGACCACCTTgattttattcatcatcggctactcgggggggggggggggggggggggggaattaatTTTTCTCAATAATTTTCGTCAAAATCTTCAGGCGGCCGCCAGATCACCGGTCGGTTTCCGGCAGACCGCCAGGCGGGGACCTAGCGACTTGTCTACGGAATTACCACGACCTAAAATCGCAGATTTGGGAGTCAGGTTTTCACGCCCGTGGGGTTCGGGCGACCCCTAAAAATGGCAGCAGAGCCCGTAGAAATCGGGCACGCGTTGGCCGGACGCCTCGCCATAATGCCCTTTTTGGCCTGTTTTAGGAGTCGCGCGGGCGCCGCGACTGATATGTGAGGGCCGCTTAAGTGGgcaggtataagaccactacaccgacttctctctcactaatcactaccGAACTAACCACTAAATCCACTGTACTTGACAGAcaccccagatagctgaggcatgtgccaaggacagcgtgcttgaacattagtTGGATATTGGCACgtaaatgaaattaatgcaCTACAACCTGCTAGATGTCTTGGAagtctaattttaaaaaattctaaattGTAGTCTTCGTAGGAAATCCATTACATTTTCAAGCTGGATATTTATTGTAAACGtttaagttaaaaataaatttatgtacTCGACACAGCACCTTTAAAATGGATACATAATTGACTTTATATACTCGACACTGCACGTTTAAAATACATACATCATTGACATTATATACTCGACACTGCACCTTTAAAATACGTACATCATTGCCTTTATATACTCGACACTGCACCTTTAACATACGTACATCATTGACTTTATATACTCCACACGGCACCTTTAAAAAACGTACATCATTGACTTTATATACTCCACACTGCACCTTTAAAATACGTACATCATTGACATTATATACTCGACACTGCACCTTTAACACACGTACATCATTGACTTTATATACTCGACACTGCACGTTTAAAATACATACATCATTGACATTATATACTCGACACTGCAcctttaaaatacatacatcATTGCCTTTAAATACACGATACTACACCTTTAAAATACGTACATCATTGCCTTTATATACACGATACTCCACCTTTGAAATACGTacatcattgattttatatactCGACACTGCACCTTTAACATACGTACATCATTGCCTTTATATACACGATACTCCACCTTTAAAATACGTACATCATTGCCTTTATATACACGATACTCCACCTTTAAAATACGTacatcattgattttatatactCGACACTGCACCTTTAAAATACGTacatcattgattttatatactCGACACTGCACCTTTAACATACGTACATCATTGCCTTTATATACACGATACTGCACCTTTAAAATACGTACATCATTGCCTTTATATACACGATACTCCACCTTTAAAATACGTacatcattgattttatatactCGACACTGCACCTTTTAAATACGTacatcattgattttatatactCGACACTGCACCTTTAAAATACGTacatcattgattttatatactCGACACTGCACCTTTAACATACGTACATCATTGCCTTTATATACACGATACTCCACCTTTAAAATACGTACATCATTGCCTTTATATACACGATACTCCACCTTTAAAATACGTacatcattgattttatatactCGACACTGCATCTTTAAAATACGTacatcattgattttatatactCGACACTCCATCTATAAAATACGTACTAGTAACTAGGATGAACAACAAGACACAATATtgaaacaataaatttaataaaagtaaacaatattaaatatgtatgtacataaacATACCATACCCTTCCACGCCATCTTTCATCCCACCATTCAATGCATTCTAGTCATTTCAACACACcatttacacatacatatatcaaataacaataaacaatgtaCTGTTATTCCCTACAATATAGTTCGTTTCCATTGTCCATGTCATATTCCTCGTTTCTACAGTTCAATAAAGAACACGAAGTTAAACTAAATGTCACAAATTTCTCCAAATAGAACCACATAAACCAAGCCAATGTTCCTCATTACCAGGCACCCCCATCTATTGGATGCACACACCATCACCCATCACCATTGAGTCGACTACCGTCATCCAGTACTGATttgtcccgttccaaccagcaaGCACATTAGTGCCTCTTACGATACTAAGAGTACTTCTTATAGACACTATttgtcccgttccaaccagcaaTCCACATCAGTTCCTCTTACGATACTAAGAGTGCTTCGCTGAGACAGAGGAGAAACCCGACTACATCTCCTATCCCATGTggattaaaacaacaaaaaagatttaaacatcacacattCATATCATCTGCATATTAACCTTCCATATGCACATATATTCTACATTCATGGATTTCAAATGCTTATGTGTCCAACTAATACATTCCTTTCATCTATATGTAAACCTTTCTCCAATTCAGTTTCTACTTGAGTTAATTTCTCTATTTACACAGGAtacacatataaaattaaacaaatccaaattaattataacatatCTTCATACAACACAattatattgaattatttaacattccaaataaaataaattcatctaCTCACGTTCTTGTACCAGCTTAAAACACACTTCCAAAAATTATTGTCAGAGTGACTAACCCATCAGAGTACACTGCTTTTATTCATCAAAACTACTCACATCCCAAGCTCACAATGCATGCACCACACCACACTTCACGATCGTCTTCCACATTCACCACCTGTAATCATTGCCCAAGCTAATATTGTTAATTACTCAATGTCACTGTTCTAATgtcatattataaataaataccaaaACACAGTCACAGTGTAGctcattacaaaacaaatatatataccttataaataatatactatatttGACTTGTGACATACATCATTGCCTTTATATACACGATACTCCACCTTTAAAATACGTacatcattgattttatatactCGACACTGCACCTTTAAATACGTACATTATTGTCTTTATATACACGATACTCCACCTTTCAAATACGGACACCATTGACATTATATAGTCGACACTGCACCTTTAAATACGTACATCATTGACATTATATACTCGACACTGCACCTTTTTGAATACGTACTTATTGACATGATATACTCGACACTGCACCTTTTTAAATACGTACATTATTGACGTTTTATACTCAACACTGTACCTTTAAAATAGATACATCGTTGACTTCATATGCGTATAGTATATTCATGAACCATTATTCATTTGGCTGTTCCAGAGCGCGTCACGTGATCCCCACCCCCAGCTGcttgaagtgccctttttaatgcacattataCAATACTAAATGTGACATTAAAACGCGTCTCTGAAATTCTCTGAAACTCTGAAAACGTTCCGTGAAGTACGCCCCCGAAACCTTCAACAGATCCTTTGTGAACTCGACTCATTGGCCTTTGACAAATTCAATTTGCCACTTTTACAATTCTGTGACCATAACTCCACCCGCCGCCCGTACAAATGCCGGATCCGTCCATGTAATTAGTATCCTTGAATGCAATTTATTAGCTTCAGGTCACCTAATAGCGTTCTGTGAAAGGGATACTTTACTTCCGCTGAACAATATTCAATTGGTAAAGACTGCATTGTTGAACGTATATGATATCAAACGATACAAGTATTTGATGTTCGTTACTAAATCTCTCTGTGGCAATTGAAGTGGGAGTAGATGAAAAAAAGGTCTCAGAATTTCAAACAACCGGATAATTTAAATGATTAGTATGTGATCGATTTGGAAAACATCTGATGTCAACGCAGTGGAGATAAACATTGTCAGAAATAACCAAACTCTAATGCAGTGCTACGTGTAGTTTTTAGAAAGATTAATATTTGTGGTCGTTTCAAAAACAACTGAAACCAAAATACACTTTTCGTTGACTTAAGATGTGTAGAAAAagtaacaaatcaatgtgtcaAGATTCAAGatttttaagaaagaaaaaaatgtttagaAACTCAACTGATGTCAATATATACGTTTTGTTGACGTACAACGTCtgcaagaaacaaacaaacaatcagtctgtcaacattttcacatttcCAATGGATGCAagtttttgaaatattaattttttttacaacagcAACTGATGCCAATGTGACGTATTTGATATATTCACAACTGATTTTCTTTctatgcattttttaaaatattatattttgtgcCCAGTGTCAAAACCTACTGATGCCAGGGTTAGGTTCATGGATATATAAGATGTGGAATGACAAACACTCGCATCAGCAATATCACATTTGAAGTCGCATTCCGAATCGATAAAAACAAGTGTCAGTAGCGTGATAGTCATGAGTAcatctttctttttattctgtCCTTGTTTCATTaactgatttgatttgatttgatttatttattttattcgtTTCCTTTGGATTTAAAAGCAACGAAGATACAGGGTTCGAAACATCCACTAGCCGTTGGTCCTGGCTAgtgaattaaaaacataataataacaattgatTCACCATTCTCTGTTACAAAGGCCTACCTACTACTGTCCAGAGTGAACACAGGGGGCAGTGGTCAGACAGCAAGACCAGAAGCTCAAGATAACAACCAGGAAGAGCCCTCTGAAGATATattgtggtttgtttttgtttttccaaaaGAAATAAGAATCAAAAAAGGGAAAGATAACTAGTGAATTTTTGGTCTGGAATAGAGGAAACGATCagctgtattattataatacataggacactagtCGAAGCCTACTGTGAGGACTTTCTCAAACGTTTGTCGAACACAGCTTGACGATACAGCGATTGTGTTCATACATCATGACGATCTCCAATTCCTCAGAAAGCATGGCCAATCCCGCTTTGGACtcacaaaaaataatttccagTAGACTTCTATTTATCGCATTCATGTTGTTAATATCTGTGTTTATTGCTATTGTTAACATTCTCACTGTTGTCACCATCTGGCGAACGCGCAAACTCAGAACTATTTCCAACATGTTTGTGACGTCACTTTCCCTAGGCGACCTACTTTTTGGACTTCTAATGCCCGTCGGGATTTTCGTTTCTACAGGATTTCCTCAATCTGTTTTGAGCACCAGCATATTTCTTTGCCACATGCCGATCATGATTTTCGTATGTCTGAACACCCAGTCTTTCACGACCATCACATTGATTGGTGTGGAGCGCTTTATTTACATCGTGTATCCCTACAAGTACCCGAATCTTGTGACCAAAACTAAAGTGTTATTTGGAATTACGTTTACGTGGATTGCCGGCGTATTCATGGATGTGGCGGTAATGAGCTCCATAGCCTGGGAGAAGCGGTGTAACTCCAACAGCACAGTTAACCCTAACATGATCATGGCTGGAATTGGCGTCTATACGTTTCTGGCGATTACTGTTGGTGTCATGTATTCCTACATCACGTACGTGGCGTTCAAACACATGACGTCAATTCACGCCCAAACACGGGGAGGCGTCGTCAACTCGCTGCGACGTTCTAGTTTCAAAGCAGTCAAACTCTTTTTGGCTGTCTATTCTGTTTTCATTCTATGCTGGATTCCATTCTTCGTGCTCAACGTGGTTGGGACCTCGCTAGCTAAATCGATTGCCACCAGCCTTGCGTTTCTGAGTTCTGGTTTAAATTTCTGTGTGTACGTGTGGATGAACCCAGCGTTCAGAATGGGCGTTAGAAACGTGTGCTTCTCCATGTCCCCTTCCAGTAGTGTGACAGATTCCTTCGCCATGCattaaaggggcagaccctagttttagtcCGTGACAAAGGACGCTATATtgggttaatctacaaacctgtaacacatcgcGATAGAATTACAAGAGAGTGAAGAAGGACGCCATATtgggttaatctacaaacctgtaacacatcgcGATAgagttacaagagagtgaaaaaGGACGCCATATtgggttaatctacaaacctgtaacacatcgcGATAgagttacaagagagtgaaaaaGGACGCCATATtgggttaatctacaaacctgtaacacatcgcGATAaagttacaagagagtgaaaaaGGACGCCATATtgggttaatctacaaacctgtaacacatcgcGATAaagttacaagagagtgaaaaaGGACGCCATATtgggttaatctacaaacctgtaacacatcgcGATAaagttacaagagagtgaaaaaGGACGCCATAATGggttaatctacaaagctgTAACACATCGCGATAAAGTTACAAGAGAGTGCAAAAGGACGCTatatttggttaatctacaaacctgtaacacatcgcGATAAAGATACAATAGAGTAAAACTAGTCTGTGAGGTTTAAACGAGGATATAacgataaccattatttctcagacgaacgtgcgtttttagaattatatatatatatatatatatatatatatatatatatatatatatatatatatatatatatatatacacacacacacatatatatatatatatatatatatatatatatatatatatatatatatatatatatgtgtgtatatatatatatatatatatatatatatatatatatatatatatatatgtgtgtgtatatatatatatatatatatatatatatcgttaaaaagtgtatgtttttctctacatgacaggcttgtttcgtgagagagttgaattattgctctcactcatcagatgtagatttaattacaccgtcaacggaaagctgatgacgtaatggactctgtgacgtcgaggttacgtcactatgcaggtctataataggtgatgtgtggtatgcgcacagaaggtatttgcgtctgtgtcgacatgctgatacgagttcattcttggagtttagtgtgctggtttcaggtttatacattatgaacagtttttccttcaggcagaggttacatcttttgctcgctggagagtatgattttgctttggataaaattttccacttaatggtgtatggggtgaatctatccttcagtgtccaaatgtactgacttagcgctgttgcgttcttctgtgttgcgttttgaaaactgctcgtgtgcgcagtatatctcgtcttaaatgtgttctcggtcaaaccaacgtatgtttcttgcttgttgttatcgagtgtattaacggtagcttgatatattactcctttctgcaagcatttgccctcaagtggacattcagctcttcgtctacagttgcattctctggggggaacggcgtctttgtctctgtgttgttgaagtagagttttgttatgcgctgaaattattttcccaacattaggcatgcagctatagctaattttaacggtgtttcgatttataattttgtggagagggttgcttttgggaaagcactcatcgagtaatctgaggaactggtgacctacgttggttttcatgttggagctatatggtgggttgtaccaggtgatgtttctattgcggttgtttctgcgtctgttgttttctgctgttggggtgtatttgaggttatagttatatccgctcttgagtaaggcttccttatatgggcgtttcgcttcttcaaagatgcactcattcgaagatatatcagaaagccttttatttattgtttttggtatactgcggatgatatttggagggtggttgctcttgttgtgtatgtataaaggtgtgttgtttggtttcatatagggtttgactgagctcttttcaagatctagagttacgtctaagtaatctacagattttttgttggcgactatggtgatcttgagtttatggtttgcaaatattctgcaaatatcttttttgattatctctatggttctcggtgactcattgaatgcagctaggccatcgtcgcgatatagtcctatattgttgccgtatttggcttgtagttctgaaagaagaaagagcccgactatttcgcaaatttctgctccatcgtaactacccatagttacatcaaaccgtgattgtttgcctcttttgcaccatgccttgctgttgttaaatagcagtgaatttcttgcttgtaatattatttccatCTCATCGCTAGAAATATCATCGAATTTGGATGCGAACTGTAGGGCTTGTTTCACGAGATTTTCTGTTATGGACGGATAAAAATCGCATATGTCGAAACATATGAAA of the Gigantopelta aegis isolate Gae_Host chromosome 12, Gae_host_genome, whole genome shotgun sequence genome contains:
- the LOC121386115 gene encoding beta-2 adrenergic receptor-like, whose protein sequence is MLLISVFIAIVNILTVVTIWRTRKLRTISNMFVTSLSLGDLLFGLLMPVGIFVSTGFPQSVLSTSIFLCHMPIMIFVCLNTQSFTTITLIGVERFIYIVYPYKYPNLVTKTKVLFGITFTWIAGVFMDVAVMSSIAWEKRCNSNSTVNPNMIMAGIGVYTFLAITVGVMYSYITYVAFKHMTSIHAQTRGGVVNSLRRSSFKAVKLFLAVYSVFILCWIPFFVLNVVGTSLAKSIATSLAFLSSGLNFCVYVWMNPAFRMGVRNVCFSMSPSSSVTDSFAMH